In Montipora capricornis isolate CH-2021 chromosome 4, ASM3666992v2, whole genome shotgun sequence, a single genomic region encodes these proteins:
- the LOC138045309 gene encoding uncharacterized protein translates to MSGVCSKGTADIMKEGLDKAMEVYKSLIYKTKTTGAVFSLLMRTHSILFDPDGGYFYLKDHVVALLGYFGGALKEDDLPSTVKRHLNELKRNLTEAEKYLENIKKRIEERLKFVKGNLDRVITKKELKEIQLEQNMIKRDLDVCKMHVTDAKTEVQNVEKSVNALLAMYGIGVATVAIGGIACGAGVMVAGASNAVGGAACGAIAGATLAICYKLLEKSGSYAKWLTEFKNDKLPKLEQGKREFDLELLKKNLDLLDVAD, encoded by the exons ATGTCTGGGGTTTGTTCCAAAGGAACGGCggatattatgaaggaagggtTGGACAAAGCGATGGAGGTCTACAAGTCCCTAAtctacaaaacaaaaactactGGTGCTGTTTTCTCTTTGTTGATGAGAACCCACTCCATCCTGTTTGACCCTGATGGAGGGTATTTCTACTTGAAAGACCATGTTGTCGCTCTTTTGGGGTACTTTGGTGGGGCGCTAAAAGAAGATGATCTACCATCTACAGTAAAGCGACACTTGAATGAACTAAAAAGGAATCTGACTGAAGCCGAGAAGTATCTTGAGAACATCAAGAAACGGATCGAAGAACGCTTAAAG TTTGTAAAGGGCAACCTCGACCGTGTGATAACCAAGAAAGAGTTAAAAGAGATACAGCTCGAACAAAACATGATAAAGAGGGATCTTGATGTGTGCAAAATGCACGTCACGGATGCGAAAACTGAAgtgcaaaatgttgaaaagtCGGTAAATGCTCTTTTAGCGATGTATGGTATTGGAGTCGCGACTGTGGCAATTGGTGGAA TTGCATGTGGAGCAGGTGTGATGGTAGCGGGGGCATCTAACGCAGTAGGAGGGGCGGCATGTGGAGCAATAGCGGGAGCGACTCTTGCGATCTGTTACAAACTTCTGGAAAAGAGTGGCAGCTACGCAAAATGGTTGACCGAATTCAAGAATGACAAGCTGCCAAAATTGGAACAAGGAAAAAGAGAATTTGACCTGGAATTATTAAAGAAAAACTTGGATCTGCTTGATGTGGCAGACTAG